In one window of Festucalex cinctus isolate MCC-2025b chromosome 14, RoL_Fcin_1.0, whole genome shotgun sequence DNA:
- the cul9 gene encoding cullin-9 isoform X2, with protein MAGERRNGNLLVQIGPRLQAYPEELIRQRRTRDGQTEYLIRWCLAETADGEASGAGGRSASGGPSSGDVKTKNVLMWMSTEDVYANCPALPGKRKADAQRPLRPQEKPIGGGGEAEGTFDEVELLDMEEDVKNLVRRARKQMAKKSELSLSITHTIHVLSAYAAIGSLAAVFKETGALDLLMELLCSKETQTRRSASKMLRALASHDAGSRAHVLLSLSQQDGIEQHMDFDNRYTLLELFAETTSSEEHGISFQGVHLPQIPGKLLFSLVKRYLCVTSLMDKLNTVGAEAASDRQESAGSPGPASSSPATAQLRVQCEFELAMAMANLISELVRVMGWDRKQPCGGGAGAGPPPADQEDATAPALRSIFQPRFSALPVARAASPAAASAAAVVPKTKVGNGYKRRSDFASRSAYVEYVQDHLKGGMAVRMLEDYEEVSAGDEGEFRYCNDGSPPVQVYWNALCRTYWVHWHMLEIVANAGATGPNDKNATDKASSLTRTIRLAAASQSMFSKPPGGLYSLPYLCERRGAAEDQGQAALTRAEWWEVLFFVKKLEAGAQREIVRLLRHNLEQQEARTDESALVGLTVPADVAKKLVHYLKQHLPPSCLDELLCSHAFARHHLRPGGGAGGGDAGESPPGEDDASCASSSSGMASFSKRAKKEPPADWSCVGSDTDAESELPPEDCGQYPDGLDEMMKVFQGPRVLGKKSVLEKVAEVVDIVKRGGSRSWDPLQALAGIIFLNRLLEDKAATQDKNSSRNDSTQSVQDKAVKLLVELLGSPYRHMPACALRLTYSLMLRFEWRVAFAIEGGVKAVLACMQEMANAAHVQQLALATLKVLTGASKYEPCGNGGVPALSESGAQMMLEIFASIGSATPQGSKGPLAAVPAALDLMLRTPGCASAVRNGLMVIVTLVSNHKTLASQLVACGVKGVLDKCLALSQNETMLAIVALNHIFLAQKLDSKDPPEQLDLKDAQLQKLLLSLKGRTATAKEVIHTLEQLLCQSASQLEGLRGQVSQSQDMLQDLLHLMEPLRADRTVQLAILRILNKLLDSYQEDALPWHHSIKPCLASMSAFIGDKEVVQQLVSFLYRVTCVNKDYAVVMCRLGTKEVLIKAQDKHGAGLAAAGELRDVVADCDKYASLYNSMTTSVLAGCIQMVLGQIEEHRRSHEPVNIPFFDVFLRNLCQGSSMELKEDKCWEKVEVSSNHHRATKLSDKNVKTYWESNGPTGSHFINIFMHRGVVVRELAILVASEDSSYMPARVLVLAGDDPGNISSELNTVNVPTSASRVVLLENVSRFWPIIQIRIKRCQQGGIDTRVHGFEVVGPKNTFWPVFKEQLCCRTFLFYSTKAHSWSTEVADDKTRLLQLFNKLNSALRHEQMFADRFLPDAEAAEALGRTCWEALVTPIVRAITSAESGGSSPLSWLLGEYLDKSDSAHHRYKSRAAIFNSRVRRLTHLLVHVDADPDHVGPPVKSQGKEADNKDGAVAPSSSVKPQAKSSSIADIALCWQEVVQQQVKSFLEGSCERADFVERYRALYVRLKKATEELFGQQTAFVLALRHGFSAALLQLSILRAMHVSERFAHYVDQTLQGSGSAFGSAETLERLQQFLEPMLFLSGLELANTFEHFYRYYLADRLLAHTNVWLEAFVVEQLGSCFPNRFPQQMLKNLSESSDLQSDFHLYRLQQLDRALHGRQMDGEESEESERESEQEVDVRVLLLSPRCWTVSSLCFMDDPARRFPAGLCSYLAQFAHFYCHGQSASAGNRGKPGGLQWTWLGHAHLQFGSLTLHVSTLQMFILLQFNTREEVGVASVLEGCGLSKEVVLHALQPLIEDGGPLSCSHPQDPCQGVLRLKRLAASGPSARVELQPRQTYLNVDKDATAALETKRNFIYCLIVNILKQEKEMHIDNLVFKVLHACHKREASRSPASGAACGPAGFSCSTGDVLSCIMHVMSKGCVRRNPEQPHVVEFLPEDPATPQKGHAHLSFATADGSRASSPAVPGVFLDGAAVDCALFSSGRSMTPEEVSQLMRTTVQQVASTLSVEPDRAEHLLVHCGWNADLLVRRYTDDPDGVAAAAGLECARPQAPPGPESACPVCLVPRGADPDPPPALGCLHYCCRSCWREYLSARIEQNLVTNCNCPIPECPAQPTSRFFLNIVTDKDTLAKYEKARLRGFVESCSNLTWCTNPQGCDQILCKENMGSMGTCSKCCWSSCFNCNFPEAHYPASCSHMSQWMDDGGFYEGMSAEAQSKHLAKLISKRCPSCQAQIEKNEGCLQKIW; from the exons ATGGCGGGCGAGCGGCGCAACGGCAACCTGCTGGTCCAGATCGGCCCGCGGCTGCAGGCGTACCCCGAGGAGCTGATCCGCCAGCGCCGCACCCGCGACGGCCAGACCGAATACCTGATTCGCTGGTGCCTCGCCGAGACGGCCGACGGCGAGGCCTCCGGGGCCGGCGGCCGGTCGGCGTCCGGCGGCCCCTCGTCCGGCGACGTGAAAACCAAGAACGTCCTGATGTGGATGTCCACGGAGGACGTCTACGCCAACTGCCCCGCCCTGCCGGGCAAGCGCAAAGCCGACGCCCAGCGGCCCCTGCGGCCGCAGGAGAAGCcgatcggcggcggcggcgaggcgGAGGGCACCTTCGACGAGGTGGAGCTGCTGGACATGGAGGAGGACGTGAAGAACCTGGTGCGGCGCGCCAGGAAGCAGATGGCCAAGAAGAGCGAGCTGTCGCTCAGCATCACGCACACCATCCACGTGCTGAGCGCCTACGCCGCCATCGGCTCGCTGGCCGCCGTCTTCAAGGAGACGGGCGCCCTGGACCTGCTGATGGAGCTCCTCTGCAGCAAGGAGACGCAGACCCGACGCAGCGCCAGCAAGATGCTGCGGGCGCTGGCCTCCCACGACGCCG gaAGTCGGGCGCACGTGTTGCTGTCGCTCAGCCAGCAGGACGGCATCGAGCAGCACATGGATTTCGACAACCGCTACACGCTGCTGGAGCTGTTTGCCGAGACCACATCCTCCGAGGAGCACGGCATCTCCTTCCAAGGCGTCCACCTGCCGCAG ATTCCCGGGAAGCTGCTCTTTTCGCTGGTCAAGCGCTACTTGTGCGTTACGTCGCTGATGGACAAACTGAACACGGTGGGAGCGGAGGCCGCCTCGGACAGGCAGGAAAGCGCCGGCTCCCCCGGCCCCGCCTCTTCCTCGCCGGCGACGGCGCAGCTGCGCGTGCAGTGCGAGTTTGAGCTGGCCATGGCCATGGCCAACCTGATCTCGGAGCTGGTGCGCGTCATGGGCTGGGACCGCAAGCAGCcctgcggcggcggcgctggcgCCGGCCCGCCGCCCGCCGATCAGGAGGACGCGACGGCGCCCGCCCTCCGGTCCATCTTTCAGCCTCGCTTCAGCGCGCTGCCCGTCGCCCGCGCCGCCAGTCCCGCCGCCGCTTCTGCTGCCGCCGTTGTCCCCAAGACCAAGGTGGGAAACGGCTACAAAAGGCGCAGCGACTTTGCCAGCCGCTCGGCGTACGTGGAGTACGTGCAGGACCACCTGAAGGGCGGCATGGCGGTCCGCATGCTGGAGGACTACGAGGAAGTCAGCGCCGGAGACGAAGGAGAATTCCGATACTGCAACGATGGATCGCCGCCCGTTCAG GTGTACTGGAACGCCCTGTGCAGGACTTACTGGGTCCACTGGCACATGCTGGAGATTGTTGCCAACGCCGGCGCCACCGGGCCCAACGACAAGAACGCCACGGACAAGGCCTCGTCCCTCACCAGGACCATCAGACTGGCGGCAG CCAGCCAGAGCATGTTCTCCAAACCTCCGGGCGGCCTCTACTCTCTGCCCTACCTGTGCGAGCGTCGCGGGGCGGCCGAGGACCAAGGCCAGGCGGCGCTGACTCGCGCCGAGTGGTGGGAGGTCCTCTTCTTTGTCAAGAAGCTGGAAGCCGGAGCGCAGCGCGAGATCGTCCGCCTCTTGAGGCACAACCTTGAGCAGCAG GAGGCCAGGACGGACGAGTCGGCGCTGGTGGGCCTGACGGTGCCGGCGGATGTGGCCAAGAAGCTGGTCCACTACCTGAAGCAACACCTGCCGCCGTCCTGCCTGGACGAGCTGCTGTGCTCGCACGCCTTCGCCAGACACCACCTGAGGCCGGGAGGCGGAGCCGGAGGCGGGGACGCCGGCGAGTCGCCGCCGGGCGAGGACGACGCCTCCTGCGCCTCGTCTTCCTCCGGGATGGCCTCCTTCTCCAAGAGGGCCAAGAAGGAGCCGCCCGCCGACTGGTCCTGCGTCGGCTCCGACACGGACGCGGAGAGCGAGCTGCCCCCGGAAGATTGCGGCCAATATCCCGACGGCCTGGACGAGATGATGAAGG TTTTTCAGGGCCCTCGCGTCCTGGGCAAGAAGAGTGTGCTGGAGAAGGTGGCGGAGGTGGTCGACATTGTGAAGAGAGGAGGCTCGCGCTCGTGGGACCCGCTGCAGGCGCTGGCCGGCATCATCTTCCTCAACAGGCTGCTGGAGGACAAGGCCGCCACGCAGGACAAGAACTCGTCCAGGAACGACTCGACGCAGAGCGTGCA GGACAAAGCGGTGAAGCTGCTGGTGGAGCTGCTGGGCTCGCCGTACCGACACATGCCCGCCTGCGCGCTCCGGCTCACCTACTCGCTCATGCTGCGCTTCGAGTGGAGGGTGGCCTTCGCCATCGAGGGCGGCGTCAAGGCCGTCCTCGCGTGCATGCAGGAGATGGCCAACGCCGCGCATGTGCAGCAGCTGGCGCTGGCG ACGCTGAAGGTGCTGACGGGGGCCAGCAAGTACGAGCCGTGCGGCAACGGCGGCGTTCCCGCCCTCTCCGAGTCGGGCGCTCAGATGATGCTGGAGATCTTCGCCAGCATCGGCTCGGCCACGCCCCAAGGCTCCAAAGGCCCGCTGGCCGCCGTGCCCGCCGCCCTCGACCTCATGCTGAGGACGCCGGG CTGCGCGTCGGCGGTGCGCAACGGCCTGATGGTCATCGTGACGCTGGTCTCCAACCACAAGACGTTGGCCTCGCAGCTGGTGGCGTGCGGCGTCAAGGGCGTCCTGGACAAATGTCTGGCGCTGTCCCAGAACGAGACCATGCTGGCCATCGTCGCCCTCAACCACATCTTCCTGGCGCAGAAGCTCGACAGCAAAG ACCCTCCGGAGCAGCTGGACCTGAAGGACGCCCAGCTGCAGAAGTTGCTGCTGAGTCTGAAGGGGAGGACGGCCACGGCCAAAGAAGTCATCCACACTCTGGAGCAGCTGCTGTGCCAGTCGGCGTCTCAGCTGGAGGGCTTGCGCGGACAG GTCTCGCAAAGTCAGGACATGCTTCAGGACCTCCTGCACCTGATGGAGCCCCTGCGCGCCGACCGGACCGTCCAGCTGGCCATCCTCAG GATCCTCAACAAGTTGCTGGACAGCTACCAGGAGGACGCGCTGCCCTGGCACCACAGCATCAAGCCCTGCCTGGCCTCCATGAGCGCCTTCATCGGCGACAAAGAG GTTGTCCAGCAGCTGGTGTCCTTCCTGTATCGCGTGACGTGCGTCAACAAGGACTACGCCGTGGTGATGTGCCGCCTGGGCACCAAAGAGGTTCTGATCAAGGCTCAGGACAAACATGGCGCCGGGCTGGCCGCCGCGGGCGAGCTCCGAGACGTGGTGGCCGATTGCGACAAGTACGCCAGCCTCTACAACAGCATGACCACCAGCGTGCTCGCCGGGTGCATTCAG ATGGTGCTGGGCCAGATCGAGGAGCATCGGCGCAGCCACGAGCCCGTCAACATTCCCTTCTTTGACGTCTTCCTCAGGAATCTCTGCCAAG GCTCCAGCATGGAGCTGAAGGAGGACAAATGTTGGGAGAAGGTGGAGGTGTCGTCCAATCACCATCGAGCCACCAAACTGAGCGACAAGAATGTGAAAACGTACTGGGAGTCCAACGGGCCCACCGGATCGCACTTCATCAACATCTTCATGCACAGAGGCGTCGTCGTCAG GGAGCTGGCCATCCTGGTGGCCAGCGAGGACTCCAGCTACATGCCGGCCCGGGTCCTGGTTCTGGCCGGAGACGATCCGGGAAATATTAGCAGCGAGCTCAACACG GTCAACGTGCCGACGTCAGCCAGTCGGGTGGTTCTGCTGGAAAACGTGAGCAGGTTCTGGCCCATCATTCAGATCCGCATCAAGAGATGCCAGCAG GGCGGGATCGACACCCGGGTTCACGGTTTTGAGGTGGTGGGTCCCAAGAACACCTTCTGGCCCGTGTTCAAAGAGCAGCTGTGCTGTCGGACCTTCCTGTTCTACAGCACCAAAGCGCACTCGTGGTCGACGGAGGTGGCCGACGACAAGACGCGCCTCCTGCAGCTCTTCAACAA gCTGAACAGCGCCCTCAGGCACGAGCAGATGTTTGCCGACCGCTTCCTGCCGGACGCCGAAGCGGCCGAAGCCTTGGGTCGAACCTGCTGGGAGGCGCTGGTCACGCCCATCGTGCGCGCCATCACCTCGGCAG AATCGGGTGGCTCCAGCCCGCTGTCCTGGCTGCTCGGCGAGTACCTGGACAAATCAGACTCCGCCCACCACCGCTACAAAAGCCGCGCGGCCATCTTCAACTCCCGCGTCAGACGCCTGACGCACCTCCTGGTGCACGTGGATGCCGACCCGGACCACGTCGGACCTCCCGTCAAGTCTC AAGGCAAAGAGGCCGATAACAAAGATGGCGCAGTGGCCCCTTCTTCATCGGTCAAGCCTCAAGCGAAGAGCAGCAGCATCGCAGACATCGCTCTCTGCTGGCAGGAGGTGGTACAGCAGCAG GTGAAGAGCTTCTTGGAAGGCAGCTGCGAGCGCGCCGACTTTGTGGAGCGTTACCGCGCGTTGTACGTGCGTCTGAAGAAGGCCACGGAAGAGCTGTTTGGCCAGCAGACGGCCTTCGTGCTGGCCCTGCGACACGGTTTCTCCGCCGCGCTGCTGCAGCTGTCCATCCTCAGAGCCATGCAC GTGAGCGAGCGCTTTGCCCACTACGTGGACCAGACGTTGCAGGGCAGCGGCTCGGCTTTCGGCAGCGCCGAAACTCTGGAGCGGCTTCAGCAGTTTTTGGAGCCCATGCTCTTCCTGTCGGGATTGGAGCTGGCCAACACCTTCGAGCACTTCTACAG GTACTACCTAGCGGACCGTCTGCTGGCGCACACCAACGTGTGGTTGGAAGCTTTTGTGGTGGAGCAGCTGGGCTCGTGCTTCCCCAACCGCTTCCCCCAGCAGATGTTGAAGAACCTGAGCGAGTCGTCGGACCTGCAGAGCGACTTCCACCTGTACCGCCTGCAGCAGCTGGACCGCGCGCTGCACGGCCGGCAG ATGGACGGCGAGGAGTCGGAGGAGTCCGAGCGGGAGAGCGAGCAGGAGGTGGACGTTCGAGTCCTGCTCCTGTCTCCTCGCTGCTGGACCGTCTCGTCCCTCTGCTTCATGGACGACCCGGCGCGACGATTCCCGGCCGGCCTCTGCTCATACCTGGCGCAGTTTGCGCACTTCTACTGCCACG GCCAGTCGGCGTCTGCCGGAAATCGGGGAAAGCCCGGAGGTCTCCAGTGGACGTGGCTGGGTCACGCCCACCTGCAGTTTGGCTCCTTGACGCTTCACGTGTCCACGCTGCAGATGTTCATCCTGCTGCAATTCAACACGCGCGAG GAAGTGGGTGTGGCCTCTGTTCTGGAAGGATGTGGCCTATCAAAAGAGGTGGTGCTTCATGCTCTGCAGCCTCTGATCGAAGATGGCGGACCGCTCAGTTGCAGCCACCCGCAAGACCCCTGCCAAG GTGTGTTGCGGCTAAAGCGTTTGGCGGCGAGCGGCCCGTCCGCACGCGTGGAGCTTCAGCCGCGCCAGACGTACCTGAATGTGGACAAAGACGCCACGGCGGCGCTGGAGACCAAACGCAACTTCATCTACTGCCTGATCGTCAACATCCTCAAGCAGGAGAAGGAGATGCATATCGACAACCTGGTTTTCAAG GTTCTCCACGCGTGCCACAAGCGGGAAGCCAGCCGCTCTCCGGCCTCCGGCGCCGCTTGCGGTCCGGCCGGCTTCAGCTGCAGCACGGGCGACGTCCTCTCGTGCATCATGCACGTGATGAGCAAAGGTTGCGTCCGCCGCAACCCGGAGCAGCCGCACGTGGTGGAGTTCCTCCCCGAGGACCCGGCCACGCCGCAGAAGGGCCACGCGCACCTCTCCTTTGCCACCGCCGACGGCAGCCGCGCCAG CTCGCCGGCGGTCCCCGGCGTGTTTTTGGACGGCGCGGCGGTGGACTGCGCTCTGTTCTCAAGCGGCCGCAGCATGACGCCCGAGGAAGTGTCTCAGCTGATGCGCACCACCGTCCAGCAG GTGGCGTCCACCCTGAGCGTGGAGCCGGACCGGGCCGAGCACCTTCTGGTCCACTGCGGCTGGAACGCCGACCTCCTGGTGCGCCGCTACACGGACGACCCCGACGgcgtggcggcggcggccggactGGAATGCGCCCGCCCCCAGGCGCCGCCCGGCCCCGAATCGGCCTGCCCCGTCTGCCTGGTCCCCCGCGGCGCCGACCCCGACCCGCCTCCCGCGCTCGGCTGCTTGCACTACTGCTGCAGG TCGTGCTGGCGCGAGTATCTGAGCGCTCGCATCGAGCAGAACCTGGTGACCAACTGTAACTGTCCCATCCCCGAGTGCCCGGCCCAGCCCACCTCGCGTTTCTTCCTCAACATCGTCACCGACAAGGACACGCTTGCCAAG tATGAGAAGGCGCGTCTGCGAGGCTTCGTGGAGTCGTGCTCCAACCTGACGTGGTGCACCAACCCGCAAGGCTGCGATCAGATCCTGTGCAAGGAGAACATGGGCAGCATGGGAACCTGCTCCAAGTGCTGCTGGTCCTCCTGCTTCAACTGCAACTTCCCCGAG GCGCACTACCCGGCCAGCTGCAGTCACATGTCGCAGTGGATGGACGACGGCGGCTTCTACGAGGGCATGAGCGCCGAGGCGCAGAGCAAACATCTGGCCAAGCTCATCTCCAAGCGATGCCCCAGC